One Aureibacter tunicatorum DNA window includes the following coding sequences:
- a CDS encoding ATP-binding protein, which translates to MSFLEQELKRVSASISTLEGMSDNNDERAIIFKTPKTGRTYQHYKMLVKGLAEEEKFIIALALAPHVNAHYLTPLIAVRMSDPAAGGSFERDGASSFQPTVSTVMYLLNQGKSPDAERSLEILTLFDASAPLISRGLIQLDSKSSCLLDAKIEITTSALHRMLWDRPYVPPMSGVFPAERITTKQEWDDLVVARKTKAQMEEALRWLRTHKALQENETFNRKTLPGFRTLFYGPSGTGKTLAVTLLGKRTGMEVYRVDISKLVSKYIGETEKNLKRVFDIAEQHDWILFFDEGDAIFGKRVDGGQSSNDRHSNQEIAYLLQRIERYPGMVVIATNLKSNMDKAFLRRFQCIVEFMEPNEQMRLKMWETIFDDSMSKEEGLCFEEYAKSYPLTGGQIINVFHRAAAFAYDENGGIIAQKHVAEALCRQLISMNKLNGQIERKLMEQWGMRVFH; encoded by the coding sequence ATGTCTTTTTTAGAGCAAGAGCTGAAAAGAGTTTCCGCGTCGATCTCAACACTAGAGGGAATGTCAGATAATAATGACGAACGAGCGATTATCTTTAAAACGCCTAAGACGGGAAGAACATACCAGCACTATAAAATGCTTGTCAAAGGACTTGCAGAGGAGGAAAAGTTTATTATCGCCCTCGCTTTGGCGCCTCATGTAAACGCTCATTATCTTACTCCGCTTATCGCCGTAAGAATGTCAGACCCAGCAGCGGGAGGCTCCTTCGAAAGGGATGGTGCAAGCTCTTTTCAACCGACAGTTTCCACTGTGATGTATTTGCTCAATCAGGGAAAAAGTCCCGACGCAGAGCGAAGCCTTGAAATATTGACTTTATTCGATGCTTCGGCTCCGCTTATTTCCAGAGGATTGATACAATTGGACAGCAAAAGCTCTTGCTTGCTGGACGCTAAGATAGAAATCACCACCAGCGCTCTTCATCGCATGCTATGGGATCGGCCGTATGTGCCGCCGATGAGTGGCGTATTTCCAGCGGAACGTATTACGACGAAACAGGAATGGGACGACCTTGTGGTTGCCAGAAAAACAAAAGCGCAGATGGAAGAGGCTTTGCGATGGCTTAGAACGCATAAAGCCTTGCAAGAAAATGAAACTTTCAATCGAAAGACTTTGCCGGGGTTCAGGACTTTATTTTACGGGCCATCGGGAACAGGCAAAACTCTGGCGGTGACTTTACTGGGCAAGCGAACGGGCATGGAGGTGTATCGGGTGGATATCAGCAAACTAGTGTCAAAGTATATCGGCGAGACGGAGAAAAATCTCAAACGTGTATTCGATATCGCGGAGCAACATGACTGGATATTATTTTTTGATGAAGGGGACGCTATTTTTGGCAAGCGCGTGGATGGCGGTCAATCGAGCAACGATCGTCATTCGAATCAAGAAATCGCTTATTTATTGCAACGTATTGAAAGGTATCCCGGCATGGTCGTCATCGCTACGAACTTGAAGTCCAATATGGACAAAGCTTTTTTGAGAAGGTTTCAATGCATCGTTGAGTTTATGGAGCCCAATGAGCAAATGCGACTTAAGATGTGGGAAACCATTTTTGACGACAGCATGAGCAAGGAGGAAGGCTTGTGCTTTGAGGAATACGCCAAAAGCTACCCACTTACTGGAGGCCAGATCATCAATGTGTTCCATCGAGCAGCAGCATTCGCCTATGACGAGAATGGGGGCATTATCGCTCAAAAGCATGTGGCGGAGGCATTATGCCGTCAGTTGATCTCCATGAACAAGCTTAACGGGCAGATAGAAAGAAAGCTCATGGAACAATGGGGCATGAGGGTGTTTCATTGA
- a CDS encoding DNA/RNA non-specific endonuclease: MKHILLFICLVQFHVVSSQHRQEIHCKHFYKGNYPYGTPLSNDLIIRDLYAMSTNDSTKFADWVAYRLDTASISGKNKPRNWKKDPWLSKDETLEPSDYKGANEALETDRGHQAPLASLDGTDEYFTANYMSNITPQKANLNQGPWKQLEKHVRSLVDKHGEVYVISGPLYERQMPKLPEADEFHVIPSGYWKVVIYKNDGKTVKKGWIMDQSVSKEEDFNNCQASIEEIEKRSKLDLFW, translated from the coding sequence ATGAAGCATATTTTACTTTTTATTTGCTTGGTTCAATTTCATGTGGTTTCATCTCAACACCGTCAAGAAATACACTGCAAGCACTTCTATAAAGGCAATTATCCATACGGCACGCCCTTGAGCAATGATTTGATCATTCGTGATTTATATGCCATGTCAACCAATGATTCCACAAAATTTGCCGACTGGGTCGCATACAGATTGGACACAGCATCGATCAGTGGAAAAAACAAACCTCGAAATTGGAAAAAAGATCCATGGCTGTCCAAAGATGAAACCTTGGAGCCTTCCGATTACAAAGGAGCGAATGAAGCTTTGGAGACAGACAGAGGCCATCAGGCGCCTTTGGCTAGTTTGGATGGAACGGATGAATATTTCACGGCAAATTATATGTCCAATATCACCCCTCAAAAAGCCAATTTGAATCAAGGACCTTGGAAACAACTTGAAAAACATGTAAGGTCGCTTGTTGATAAGCATGGAGAGGTTTATGTCATTTCAGGGCCGCTATATGAAAGGCAAATGCCAAAGCTCCCCGAAGCCGATGAATTTCATGTGATTCCTTCCGGATATTGGAAAGTGGTTATTTACAAGAATGATGGAAAGACAGTCAAGAAAGGTTGGATTATGGACCAAAGCGTTTCCAAAGAAGAAGACTTCAACAATTGTCAAGCCTCCATTGAAGAAATTGAAAAGCGTTCAAAACTCGATTTATTCTGGTAA
- a CDS encoding bestrophin family protein, whose protein sequence is MYTKRLYGFWFMVRRSYLPFLLGNLYGLFIYFLSYLFNLNLTVPWGPLSIIGIAVAFYLGFKNNSSYDRTWEARKIWGSIVNNSRTFGAGVISFVEGESQDEVRRELIYRHIAWITALRYQLRLSRRWEHTNERLNNLYRPTICEKYIKELDSELIQYISSDEIKSLEGKTNLASQILSIQSKRLQYLRNENYFEDFRHMELHRLILSFYADQGKSERIKNFPFPRQYASVAIWLTIVLCALMPFSLMDIMKDEGPWLLFLCPFFTGLIAWVFFLMEKIGDYSENPFEGTHNDVPITSISKTIEIDLREMLNDSEIPEPIEEIDGFLM, encoded by the coding sequence ATGTATACTAAGAGATTATATGGATTTTGGTTCATGGTAAGAAGGTCATATTTGCCTTTTTTACTTGGAAATTTATATGGATTGTTTATTTACTTTCTTTCATATTTATTTAATCTTAATCTAACGGTTCCTTGGGGCCCCTTAAGTATTATAGGTATAGCAGTTGCTTTTTATCTAGGATTTAAAAATAATAGTTCATATGACAGAACTTGGGAAGCTAGAAAGATATGGGGAAGCATTGTGAACAACAGTAGGACATTTGGGGCAGGAGTAATTTCTTTTGTGGAAGGAGAGAGTCAAGATGAGGTACGACGAGAGCTCATTTATCGACACATTGCATGGATTACGGCCTTAAGATATCAATTAAGATTAAGCAGAAGATGGGAGCATACAAACGAACGTCTAAATAATTTATATAGGCCCACAATTTGCGAAAAGTATATAAAAGAATTGGACAGTGAGCTAATACAGTATATTTCATCTGATGAAATAAAGTCTTTAGAAGGAAAAACAAATTTAGCGAGTCAAATATTAAGCATCCAATCCAAAAGGCTTCAATACTTAAGAAATGAAAATTATTTTGAAGACTTTAGGCATATGGAGCTTCACCGTTTGATTTTAAGCTTTTACGCTGATCAAGGAAAATCCGAACGAATAAAAAACTTCCCTTTTCCTCGTCAATATGCATCTGTTGCTATATGGTTAACAATTGTATTATGCGCATTGATGCCTTTTAGTCTGATGGATATAATGAAGGATGAAGGACCTTGGTTATTGTTCTTATGCCCATTTTTTACAGGTCTTATAGCTTGGGTATTTTTTTTAATGGAAAAGATCGGCGATTATTCAGAAAACCCATTTGAAGGAACTCATAATGATGTGCCAATCACTTCAATATCAAAAACTATAGAAATTGATCTCCGTGAAATGTTAAATGATTCCGAAATTCCTGAGCCGATTGAAGAGATAGATGGGTTTCTTATGTAA